The Castanea sativa cultivar Marrone di Chiusa Pesio chromosome 11, ASM4071231v1 genome contains a region encoding:
- the LOC142616288 gene encoding uncharacterized protein LOC142616288, whose amino-acid sequence MTQGFWWPQMRKEATEYAQRCEQCQVHAPMIYQSAGNLNPVCSPWPFTCWGLDIVKPFSRATGNRRFVLVAVDYFIKWAEAEALANIRDVDVKRFVWRNIITRFNVPKSLISDNGLSTGETPFSLTYGAEAVIPAEVNVCSARVAGFASDENKELMAKELNLLEEHRDMATIRLAEYQQKLARRYNRAIKRREFAAGDLGHTIWRIWRKNHSSGHGMFAI is encoded by the exons ATGACCCAGGGTTTCTGGTGGCCGCAGATGAGGAAGGAAGCCACCGAGTATGCTCAGAGATGTGAACAGTGTCAGGTTCACGCGCCGATGATCTACCAATCGGCCGGGAACTTGAACCCAGTTTGCAGCCCGTGGCCATTCACCTGCTGGGGGCTGGATATAGTCAAGCCTTTTTCCCGAGCAACGGGCAACCGAAGGTTCGTGTTGGTGGCAGTAGACTACTTCATAAAGTGGGCAGAGGCTGAGGCACTGGCCAACATCCGAGACGTTGACGTTAAGAGATTTGTATGGAGGAACATTATAACAAGGTTCAACGTGCCGAAATCTTTAATATCGGACAATGGCCT atccactggagaaacgccgtTCTCTCTAACTTACGGGGCAGAGGCAGTCATCCCTGCTGAAGTAAACGTGTGTAGCGCCCGAGTTGCGGGATTCGCTTCTGACGAGAACAAGGAGTTGATGGCCAAGGAGCTGAACTTGCTAGAGGAGCACCGAGATATGGCCACCATTCGGCTGGCAGagtatcaacagaagcttgCCCGGAGGTACAATAGAGCTATCAAAAGGAGGGAGTTCGCTGCGGGAGATCTG GGGCATACTATCTGgaggatttggaggaaaaacCACTCCTCCGGCCATGGAATGTTcgcaatttga